Genomic window (Candidatus Bipolaricaulota bacterium):
TCGGCCTGTTTCACTTTCCGATGCGCAGCCGCACCGGCGAGATCGTCGCCACCTCGACCACTGCGGTCGACGTGCACGATATCGCACGGACGGCGCGGACGTACGGGGTGAGGCGCTACTTCGTGGTGACCCCGCTCCCGTCGCAGCAGGAGATCTCGTGGCGGATCCGCGGGTTCTGGACGGAGGAGCGGGCGGACGCGGAGAGCCGACGGGCAGAGGCGCTCGAGATCGTGACCGTCGCCGCCGACCTCGAGGAGACCCTGGCCGAGATCGAGGCGGAGGAGGGGATGGCGCCGTTGCTCGTTGCCACCTCGGCGCGGCGGCACGGAAAACGGAATGTCTCCTACGCAGAGCTCAAAGAGTACCTGCAAACGGAGGACCGGCCGGTATATATCATTTTCGGAACCGGATGGGGGATGGCAGAGGAGCTGATCGCCGCCACGGACGCCCTTCTCCCTCCGATAAGAGGAAAAAGCGACTTTAACCACCTCTCGGTGCGGGCGGCGGTGGCGATCGTCCTCGACCGCGTGGTGGGAGAAAACTAGGAGATAGAGATGGACGAGATCGTAAGAGCAGTTGAACGGGAGTTCCTGAAGAAACGGACCGAGGAGGAAGAGTTCACCCCCGGCGACATCGTGCGGGTGCACGAGCGGATCACCGAAGGGGCGAAGGAGCGGATCCAGGTGTTCGAGGGGATCGTGCTCAAGAAGAGCGGAGCCGGAACGCGGGCGATGATCACAGTCCGCAAGATCT
Coding sequences:
- a CDS encoding RNA methyltransferase gives rise to the protein MGNLYIGLFHFPMRSRTGEIVATSTTAVDVHDIARTARTYGVRRYFVVTPLPSQQEISWRIRGFWTEERADAESRRAEALEIVTVAADLEETLAEIEAEEGMAPLLVATSARRHGKRNVSYAELKEYLQTEDRPVYIIFGTGWGMAEELIAATDALLPPIRGKSDFNHLSVRAAVAIVLDRVVGEN
- the rplS gene encoding 50S ribosomal protein L19, producing the protein MDEIVRAVEREFLKKRTEEEEFTPGDIVRVHERITEGAKERIQVFEGIVLKKSGAGTRAMITVRKISSGIGVEKTYPLHSPKVEKIELVKPIRVRQARPYFLRRLRRIR